The genomic segment CGAAAGCCTGTTCAGCGCCACCGATGACGACTACGCCAGCTTCGAGGAGCGCGCCACGCACGCGCTGACCCAGATCGGCATCCTGACCAGTTCCGGTATCGAGCTGGCCCAGCTGCGGCGTCGCGAGCCCCACGACGACCTGATGACCAACATCGTCAACGCCGAGGTTGACGGCCACCAGCTCACCGACATCCAGATCGGCTCGTTCATGGTGCTGCTCGCCTCCGCAGGCAATGACACCACCAAGCAGACCACCTCGCATGCGTTCAAGGCGCTCGCCGACAATCCAGGCCAACGCGCTTGGCTGATGGACGATTTCGACGCGCGGATCGGGCCGGCCGCAGAGGAGTTCATCAGGTGGGCCACTCCGGTGCTGAACTTCGCGCGGCATGCGACGGTCGACACCGAGCTGGCCGGCACACAGATCAAGGCCGGCGAGAAGGTGGCGCTGTTCTACTGTTCGGCCAACCGCGACGAGGCGGTGTTCGACCGCCCCGGAGAGTTCGACATCACCCGCTCGCCCAACCCGCACTTCGGTTTCGGTGGCGGCGGTCCGCACTTCTGCCTGGGCGCCAACCTTGCCAGGACCGAACTGCGGCAGCTGTTTCACCAGCTGCTCACCCGGCTACCGGAGGTTCAGGTCGGCGAGCCGGAATACCTGCACAGCAATGTGATCCACGGCGTCAAGCGGTTGCCGGTCAAGCTGGTGTGATGCGCCCTTCGGCGGCTGCCAACGCGATATCGCTGCGGAAGTGGCTGCCCGGCAAGCGAATCGAGTTCACGATCCGGTAGGCCTCCTCGCGCGCCGCCACCAGGTCGGCTCCGGTGCCGACGATCGAGAGTACGCGTCCACCGGAGGACACGACGGTGCCGTCTTCGCGCCGCGCGGTGCCGGCATGGAGGACGCCGTCAGCCTCGGACCCGGTGATCACATCGCCGACCCGCGGACGACCCGGATAGTTCTCGGCGGCCACCACGACCGTGACGGCGTATCCGTCGCGCCACTGCAGTGGGCCGGCGTCGGCCAGTGTTCCGGTCGCGGTGGCATGCAGCAACTGCCCGAGTGGAGATTCCAGCAGGGCCAGGACGGCCTGGGTCTC from the Mycolicibacterium crocinum genome contains:
- a CDS encoding cytochrome P450, whose protein sequence is MTVESPPLSPRPYHPLDISAPDFWTADFATRDRTFAQLRAAEGLSWHAPVSSVFPHSETGYWAITRHADIKYVSQHTDIFSSALRMSVDPLPAEVQQATSFFLAMDPPEHTLYRRLISATFTPKQVRRIEAQIQANAADIVDRLIERLRDGEEIDFVTECSAKLPMRTVSDMIGIAPADQEAVAYAAESLFSATDDDYASFEERATHALTQIGILTSSGIELAQLRRREPHDDLMTNIVNAEVDGHQLTDIQIGSFMVLLASAGNDTTKQTTSHAFKALADNPGQRAWLMDDFDARIGPAAEEFIRWATPVLNFARHATVDTELAGTQIKAGEKVALFYCSANRDEAVFDRPGEFDITRSPNPHFGFGGGGPHFCLGANLARTELRQLFHQLLTRLPEVQVGEPEYLHSNVIHGVKRLPVKLV